A genomic window from Glycine soja cultivar W05 chromosome 10, ASM419377v2, whole genome shotgun sequence includes:
- the LOC114370699 gene encoding rop guanine nucleotide exchange factor 7-like, translated as MEETLSTVDYASCAKSIKNKSEANQKVSKAVLLKDLYMEIDRMKEDIQAEREKNGVYIFHERFAKEEAEKKVMTSRPRLDVYVNLPALHKLDKMLLQIQDSFVNTEFWYIDQGVLAPDADGPSSFRQALQRQEEKWWLPELRVPPCGLNENSRKQLQHKRDCTNQILKTAMAINNTTLVEMDIPQSYLGISSKVLAESKKMELEDKADDGAH; from the exons ATGGAAGAAACACTTAGTACAGTAGACTATGCTAGTTGTGCAAAAAGCATAAAGAATAAGTCTGAG gCAAACCAAAAGGTTTCAAAGGCTGTTTTGTTGAAGGACTTGTACATGGAAATTGACAGGATGAAAGAAG ATATTCAAGCAGAAAGGGAGAAGAATGGTGTCTATATTTTTCATGAAAGATTTGCCAAGGAAGAAGCTGAAAAGAAG GTCATGACCTCTCGACCACGCTTAGATGTTTATGTCAATCTTCCAGCTCTGCACAAATTAGATAAGATGCTTCTT CAAATTCAAGATAGTTTTGTCAATACAGAGTTCTGGTATATAGACCAAGGGGTTCTAGCTCCAGATGCTGATGGTCCATCTTCTTTTCGACAAGCACTTCAACGACAGGAAGAGAAATGGTGGCTTCCTGAACTGCGAGTCCCTCCATGTGGCCTAAACGAAAACTCAAGGAAGCAGTTGCAGCACAAGCGTGATTGCACAAACCAAATATTAAAGACTGCAATGGCCATTAACAACACCACTTTAGTTGAAATGGATATCCCTCAGTCCTATCTAGGAATCTCTTCCAAAG TTCTAGCAGAGAGCAAGAAAATGGAATTAGAAGACAAGGCCGATGATGGCGCTCATTGA